One region of Rhizoctonia solani chromosome 9, complete sequence genomic DNA includes:
- a CDS encoding Retrovirus-related Pol polyprotein from transposon TNT 1-94 gives MLVFTINVDGTYKLGLVIKERAQQLGCDYKETFPPVTQSASICLVVGIALQTSLTIYAANFTVAFLNGELKEEICMEQLEGWSALPKDQKSYLKVVQTLYGLGQAGCLWYKCLSTALADLEFVCFNSDNCVFMPRRKDTGLILIAVHVNNLTGATSNDSVWSQFCDELNAKHELKNLGRAKELLGLEITQDSQTGTASITQTRYIEELAKQYNVSHLPPLSLPLLPRQKFSKVQCPTLEEEKVKMKGVPYLALVAR, from the coding sequence ATGCTGGTGTTTACTATTAATGTTGATGGGACATATAAACTAGGTCTAGTTATCAAAGAACGTGCACAACAACTGGGTTGCGACTACAAGGAAACATTCCCCCCAGTCACCCAATCCGCATCAATATGCCTTGTTGTTGGCATTGCTCTGCAAACCAGTCTAACAATCTACGCCGCCAATTTCACAGTGGCATTCCTCAACGGGGAGCTGAAGGAGGAGATCTGTATGGAGCAGCTTGAGGGATGGAGTGCCCTGCCCAAGGATCAAAAATCTTACCTCAAAGTTGTTCAGACACTCTATGGTCTGGGACAGGCCGGTTGTCTATGGTACAAATGCCTCTCCACAGCTCTTGCCGACCTAGAATTTGTTTGCTTCAACTCGGACAACTGCGTTTTCATGCCCAGAAGAAAGGATACTGGGCTAATCCTGATTGCTGTCCATGTCAACAACTTGACCGGTGCAACTTCAAACGATTCTGTGTGGAGCCAGTTCTGCGATGAGCTCAACGCTAAGCACGAACTAAAGAACCTAGGCCGTGCAAAGGAACTATTAGGACTGGAAATCACACAAGACTCTCAGACTGGCACGGCTTCGATAACACAGACCCGATATATTGAAGAACTAGCCAAACAGTACAACGTGTCCCATCTTCCTCCCCTATCACTCCCACTCCTTCCCCGACAGAAGTTTTCAAAGGTACAGTGCCCGACATTGGAGGAGGAAAAAGTCAAGATGAAGGGCGTTCCTTACTTAGCCTTGGTAGCACGGTGA
- a CDS encoding Vegetative incompatibility protein HET-E-1 codes for MGELESDSAAIPLVSPYRMSTFSGHDASSIPPKVHRSEPALSADPSLQTKPQISLSESLPGGTETTSTGWEGLRSTLRVLHSAIETFPPLQSAIGSLVGCLGLFETAFKNQQSQDDLAAELRQSVVFLTQYLQDPQSAHMVGAINGISKNIDKELKSIIESQEQSKGKQIVAAKHNEDLLLRDYRRIENLFRRLQIEVSMSAWSVAHEHLVVTRLENLTPAKLAAYDSTHGTEVNRRTCTKNTREMILHDLNHWSDDTDAKRIYWMNGMAGTGKTTIACSLAQALEARGQLGGSFFCSRASPECRDANRIVPTISYQLAQYSTPFRAALFQVLDEDPDVGSRNITSQFERLLRNPLMESRNQLIGNAVIVIDALDECESPSAVKLVLEALLKCTSGLPIKFLVTSRPDPRIYDKISQNSHPQGMMHLHEIEHSIVRADIELYLKEELSDMAPKESQILQLSNLAGNLFIYAATAVRYIQPDDVFVDSEDRLENVLNTQLASTKRLADLDNLYRAILVTALKNEKLEKEEALRIQLVLWTVVCSREPMDINTVTMLVDKGETKHIFTALKPLRSVLHMSEATGLVSALHASFSDYILNRERANEFFCDKEAHHLVLASRCFDIMSATLRFNICDLASSFVPDSAVPNLEMHATARISSPLFYACRYWGDHFVLASESGKIGQKLSEFLTHRLLFWMEAMNLKNCLKAGLLVLVGAQKRIMTCREYRSCRRSIADAHTFLTRIFCPRSSSVFNNYEGMIQERMNVSGTAMMRRDTAPLAIWSTEHGLNCFVLFPDGTRIASGSSEGTISVWDTANGTLVVGPTEPRGHSVLAIGVSPDGQLIAAGYEDGTVSTWNTTTGSPVSGPFNGHFDSVLAVTFSHDNMRIFSGSRDHTIRIRNAFTGVLTTGPLEGHAGSVHSISVSPDGKLIVSGSADYSIRIWNSIDGTPIGIPLVGHSGTVWSVQFSPDGTSIVSGADDNLVVVWDVSDRQSISVRSKLEGHEEGVVCVGFSPGNEYIVSGSYDGTIRTWDAINGVLISGPFERRNIGFRSVGFSPYGTWFYSGSSDGTICLWDATSRAILDGFPRGHTRSVESVQFSLDGTHIISGSEDHTICVWDSREGNLAVGPFRGHTAGVISTALSPDGTRIVSGAFDRTICIWDSADGRLLLGPFREHKDWVKCVEFSPDGASFVSCSDDGTICVWDTMRGVPLVGPFRQHNSSVRSVGFSPDGACLVSGASDGTICISDSATGKLLHGPFKRHSDWISSVSFSPDGRFIASGAGVKDRTICIWSADGEMLMCGPLRGHEGGVLAVSFSSDSQRIVSSSDDRTIRVWDTQSGDLIFGPLKAHHQSVRSVRFSPDGTRIVTGSRDQTIRIHDIEHSSDHSDALNGIWEITDDGWFKNEKAQLLFWVPPEIRRSFPRPYNPLTIGPEGSIQVDYSRLRLGVNWQECYKPN; via the exons ATGGGCGAACTAGAATCAGACTCAGCAGCGATCCCCCTCGTCTCTCCTTACCGGATGTCTACATTCTCCGGCCATGACGCGTCTTCAATCCCGCCCAAAGTCCATCGATCCGAACCCGCCCTCAGTGCAGACCCATCTCTCCAAACTAAACCTCAGATATCCCTATCCGAGTCGTTACCTGGTGGAACGGAAACCACAAGCACGGGATGGGAGGGCCTGCGGTCTACTCTCCGAGTATTGCATAGTGCCATTGAGACATTCCCCCCACTCCAATCGGCAATTGGTTCTTTGGTTGGCTGTCTAGGCCTTTTTGAG ACCGCTTTCAAGAATCAACAAAGTCAAGATGATCTAGCAGCGGAACTTCGGCAAAGTGTAGTATTTCTGACACAGTATCTTCAAGATCCGCAGTCGGCACATATGGTTGGCGCAATTAACGGTATATCCAA AAacattgacaaagagctcaaatcaatcaTCGAATCTCAAGAGCAAAGTAAAGGAAAACAGATTGTTGCAGCTAAGCATAACGAAGACCTATTGTTGAGGGATTACAGGCGAATAGAGAATTTATTTCGTCGACTACAG ATCGAAGTCAGCATGAGTGCATGGAGCGTTGCGCATGAACATCTCGTG GTCACTCGACTTGAGAATTTGACTCCAGCTAAACTGGCTGCCTATGACTCGACCCATGGCACAGAAGTCAACCGTCGTACTTGCACAAAGAACACGAGAGAAATGATTTTGCATGACTTGAATCATTGGTCTGACGACACGGATGCTAAACGAATATATTGGATGAATGGTATGGCTGGTACTGGTAAAACAACAATTGCGTGTAGCCTGGCTCAAGCGCTCGAAGCCCGCGGTCAACTAGGAGGTAGCTTCTTTTGCTCTAGAGCATCCCCCGAGTGTCGAGACGCTAATCGGATCGTACCAACCATCTCGTACCAATTGGCTCAGTACTCGACTCCGTTCCGTGCAGCATTGTTTCAAGTCCTTGACGAAGATCCCGACGTTGGTTCCCGAAACATCACCTCGCAGTTCGAAAGGCTTCTGAGAAATCCGTTGATGGAATCGAGGAATCAACTAATAGGCAATGCTGTAATCGTGATCGACGCACTCGATGAATGCGAGAGCCCAAGTGCTGTCAAACTCGTCTTGGAAGCACTACTGAAGTGTACATCTGGCCTTCCGATCAAGTTCCTTGTCACGAGCCGGCCTGATCCAAGGATCTACGATAAAATATCCCAAAACAGCCACCCTCAAGGCATGATGCATTTGCACGAGATTGAACACTCTATAGTTCGAGCAGATATTGAATTATACTTGAAGGAAGAGCTTTCAGATATGGCGCCTAAGGAATCTCAAATCCTCCAACTGAGTAATCTTGCCGGTAACCTGTTCATATATGCGGCCACTGCGGTCCGATATATTCAACCCGATGATGTGTTTGTAGACTCGGAAGACCGacttgaaaatgttctcaaCACCCAGCTTGCGTCCACTAAGAGGCTCGCAGACCTCGACAATTTATACAGGGCAATACTCGTCACAGCACTCAAGAACGAAAAGCTCGAAAAGGAGGAAGCTCTACGCATCCAACTTGTTTTATGGACTGTCGTTTGCTCAAGAGAGCCAATGGATATAAACACAGTCACCATGCTAGTCGACAAGGGCGAAACAAAGCACATTTTCACAGCGCTCAAACCACTTCGGTCCGTATTGCATATGTCAGAAGCTACTGGACTAGTGTCGGCGTTacatgcttccttttccgACTATATACTTAATCGGGAACGGGCAAATGAATTCTTTTGTGATAAAGAGGCTCATCATCTGGTCCTTGCTTCTCGGTGCTTTGATATAATGAGCGCTACCTTACGCTTTAACATTTGTGACCTGGCTTCATCCTTTGTCCCTGATTCTGCTGTTCCGAACCTTGAAATGCACGCGACTGCCCGGATATCTTCACCTTTATTTTATGCTTGCCGTTATTGGGGAGATCATTTTGTTCTTGCTTCCGAATCCGGGAAAATAGGGCAGAAACTGAGCGAATTCCTGACGCACCGGCTTCTTTTCTGGATGGAAGCTATGAATCTGAAGAACTGCCTAAAAGCGGGTCTTTTGGTACTAGTGGGTGCTCAAAAGCGGATCATG ACTTGTCGCGAATATCGAAGCTGTCGAAGAAGTATCGCCGATGCTCACACCTTCCTCACCCGAATC TTCTGTCCAAGATCCAGCTCCGTATTCAATAATTACGAGGGCATGATACAAGAACGCATGAACGTGAGCGGAACCGCCATGATGCGACGTGATACAGCGCCTCTAGCAATATGGAGTACCGAGCATGGCCTCAATTGCTTCGTACTCTTTCCAGACGGCACTCGCATTGCCTCTGGCTCGTCTGAGGGTACTATAAGTGTCTGGGATACAGCCAATGGGACACTCGTTGTTGGACCAACTGAGCCTCGTGGTCACAGCGTCCTCGCGATAGGAGTTTCGCCTGATGGTCAGCTAATCGCGGCCGGATATGAGGATGGCACCGTATCTACTTGGAATACAACAACCGGTTCGCCAGTATCCGGACCATTTAATGGCCACTTTGACAGCGTATTAGCGGTGACATTTTCCCACGACAATATGCGTATTTTCTCTGGATCTAGGGATCATACTATACGAATTCGGAATGCATTCACTGGTGTCCTCACTACTGGGCCTCTCGAAGGGCATGCCGGCAGTGTCCATTCTATTTCAGTGTCACCTGACGGTAAACTTATCGTTTCGGGTTCGGCCGACTACAGCATCCGTATCTGGAACTCGATTGATGGAACACCAATAGGGATTCCTCTAGTGGGGCACAGTGGCACCGTGTGGTCTGTCCAGTTTTCTCCCGACGGTACCAGCATAGTCTCAGGGGCGGACGACAATCTCGTAGTGGTGTGGGATGTAAGCGACAGACAATCCATCTCTGTACGGTCAAAGCTCGAGGGACATGAAGAAGGCGTTGTATGCGTGGGGTTCTCTCCGGGTAACGAATATATCGTGTCTGGTTCATACGACGGTACCATCCGTACGTGGGATGCCATCAATGGTGTCCTGATTTCCGGTCCGTTTGAAAGGCGCAATATAGGCTTCCGTTCTGTAGGCTTTTCTCCTTATGGCACCTGGTTTTATTCCGGTTCTTCCGACGGCACAATTTGTCTCTGGGATGCTACCTCCAGAGCCATTCTGGACGGATTCCCTCGTGGCCACACTAGGAGCGTAGAATCAGTCCAGTTTTCGTTAGATGGTACGCATATCATCTCTGGTTCCGAGGACCATACTATATGTGTGTGGGACTCTCGCGAAGGCAATTTGGCGGTTGGGCCATTCAGGGGGCATACGGCTGGTGTGATATCAACCGCGCTATCTCCCGACGGTACTCGAATAGTATCTGGTGCATTTGATCGAACTATCTGCATATGGGATTCGGCAGACGGTAGACTCCTGCTTGGCCCGTTTCGGGAGCACAAAGATTGGGTAAAATGTGTGGAGTTTTCGCCCGATGGCGCCTCTTTTGTCTCATGTTCAGACGATGGGACTATATGCGTGTGGGATACGATGCGAGGCGTTCCGCTTGTGGGGCCATTTAGGCAGCATAACAGTAGCGTGCGCTCCGTAGGattctcgcctgatggtGCATGCCTGGTTTCCGGGGCTTCCGACGGTACCATTTGTATATCGGACTCGGCCACAGGGAAGCTACTGCACGGCCCATTCAAAAGGCATAGCGACTGGATCAGCTCCGTGTCATTCTCTCCCGATGGCCGATTCATTGCTTCTGGCGCTGGGGTCAAAGACCGCACCATCTGTATCTGGAGTGCGGATGGTGAAATGTTGATGTGTGGTCCACTACGGGGCCATGAAGGCGGAGTGTTGGCGGTGTCGTTTTCTTCTGATAGCCAGCGAATCGTTTCCAGCTCGGACGACCGTACTATCCGAGTGTGGGACACACAAAGTGGCGACCTCATATTTGGGCCACTCAAAGCACATCATCAAAGCGTTCGCTCCGTTCGtttctcacccgacggtaCTCGCATCGTGACCGGCTCCCGTGACCAAACTATACGCATACATGATATCGAACACTCTAGCGATCACAGCGATGCCCTGAACGGGATATGGGAGATAACGGATGATGGCTGGTTCAAAAACGAGAAAGCGCAACTCCTTTTCTGGGTCCCTCCGGAGATCAGGCGTTCGTTTCCGAGGCCATACAACCCATTGACTATTGGTCCAGAAGGATCGATTCAAGTTGACTACAGTCGACTGCGCCTAGGAGTGAATTGGCAAGAGTGCTATAAACCCAACTAA